Proteins found in one Nitrospiria bacterium genomic segment:
- a CDS encoding AbrB/MazE/SpoVT family DNA-binding domain-containing protein, which translates to MAYLKLSSKNQIVLPKEARSAMKVKGGDSLLAVVKGGITILMPKPKKYAEALSGLGKSLYTKNYLKWERQSWGTR; encoded by the coding sequence ATGGCTTATCTGAAGCTGTCTTCGAAAAATCAGATCGTGCTTCCCAAGGAGGCGCGGTCGGCGATGAAGGTCAAGGGCGGCGATTCGCTCCTCGCGGTCGTCAAAGGCGGCATCACGATCTTGATGCCTAAACCCAAGAAGTATGCCGAGGCGCTTTCCGGTTTGGGGAAGAGCCTCTACACTAAAAATTATTTGAAATGGGAACGTCAATCATGGGGGACACGCTGA